A single window of Rana temporaria chromosome 1, aRanTem1.1, whole genome shotgun sequence DNA harbors:
- the FGFBP2 gene encoding fibroblast growth factor-binding protein 2: MAMMSGTVIITMAVIWVGTLAQKPGTEVKLPFQTKNRDACIMSTSGTTEMRVKIECKNQGKSYLCEFASKPSFCRAYNQNPQRFWEQLSQDLKKTGNPCEPQVFKHSMCPKAPTPSQFRKVDPSTNQQADTSKAEKKPPPTKKPTTKRPPITKKPEPPKAKQLEEEPNPKATKIAKDNCSWFFQTFCSYIIEIFL, translated from the coding sequence ATGGCCATGATGTCTGGCACAGTCATTATAACTATGGCAGTTATTTGGGTTGGAACTTTGGCACAGAAACCTGGCACTGAAGTAAAGCTTCCATTTCAGACCAAAAACAGAGATGCATGTATTATGAGCACCAGTGGCACAACTGAAATGAGAGTAAAAATTGAATGTAAAAATCAGGGGAAAAGCTATTTGTGTGAGTTTGCCAGCAAACCGTCTTTCTGCCGGGCATACAACCAAAATCCACAAAGATTCTGGGAACAACTCAGCCAGGATCTAAAGAAGACTGGAAATCCATGTGAGCCTCAAGTGTTTAAGCACAGCATGTGTCCAAAGGCACCTACTCCTTCTCAATTCAGGAAAGTTGACCCCAGTACCAATCAACAAGCTGATACTTCCAAAGCAGAAAAGAAACCCCCACCAACAAAGAAGCCTACCACCAAAAGACCACCTATCACCAAGAAACCAGAGCCTCCAAAGGCCAAACAGCTGGAAGAAGAACCAAACCCAAAAGCTACGAAGATTGCAAAAGATAATTGCAGCTGGTTTTTCCAGACATTCTGCTCCTATATTATTGAGATTTTCTTATAA